In Streptococcus uberis, a single window of DNA contains:
- a CDS encoding BglG family transcription antiterminator encodes MEEKYFEILELLSEDSYCSSVKLSEKLGISEKTARTRIKELNHQLVTFGATITSKRGLGYSLVVTDQKQFLESVNRSSKNRSDGDVQDELFRFLLDMEDYQTIDDISAQLYISRSVLTNHLKKIETLLKLYDLSIDRKPHYGIKIIGSEANKRTCIQTNNLYPLDDRDLIRKLMDYIIVGNQKYQVYMSEVAMEALINYIMISISRIKHHFPIEQIKTDRQEISQASQKIISDYINFIFKETKVYFNQYERDYLALQFTSKLASNSLSKFGPNFIISSQIDQLTFEMLDRVYKLLNLDFRNNLELRMALSQHLVPMDIRLRYNIMLENPLSEQIQKEYPFPYTIASTAVTVLNEFYQKDISQGEMAYIALIFALATEKRNRDIAKKNILLVCISGTSSSQLFKYKYLQAFGDYINKVYESSVSDLDFFDFKGNHIDYIFTTVPLSKKYPIPIYEINLFIDTNDILTYKQFFEEGEKNYLLDYYSTNLFLPHLKASTKEDALKQMCQHISRYGITPDRFYEAVLQRESLGQTAFGDIALPHPYKVLTEKSFVCVAILEEPIFWETKEIQVIFLMSIGKEKADSLEEFYKTTSNIMFNEEAVKALIETPTFENLLQQLK; translated from the coding sequence ATGGAAGAAAAATATTTTGAAATATTAGAATTATTATCGGAAGATTCTTATTGCTCTTCTGTTAAGCTTTCTGAGAAATTGGGAATCAGTGAAAAAACGGCTAGAACGCGTATCAAAGAACTCAATCATCAATTAGTAACATTTGGAGCCACTATTACATCCAAGAGAGGCTTGGGCTATAGTCTTGTAGTGACTGATCAAAAACAGTTTTTGGAGTCTGTAAATCGGTCAAGTAAGAATCGATCGGATGGTGATGTCCAAGATGAACTCTTTAGATTTCTATTGGATATGGAGGATTATCAAACCATTGATGATATCTCAGCTCAGTTATATATCTCCAGAAGTGTACTCACCAACCATTTAAAAAAAATTGAGACCTTGCTAAAACTTTATGATTTATCCATTGACCGTAAGCCACATTACGGTATCAAAATTATTGGAAGTGAAGCTAATAAAAGAACCTGTATTCAAACCAATAACTTATATCCACTTGATGATAGGGATTTGATTAGAAAATTAATGGATTACATCATAGTTGGTAACCAAAAATATCAGGTTTACATGTCTGAAGTTGCCATGGAAGCCTTAATCAACTATATTATGATCTCAATTTCTCGAATTAAACATCATTTTCCCATTGAACAGATTAAAACTGACCGTCAGGAAATTAGCCAAGCTAGTCAGAAAATTATTAGTGATTATATCAATTTCATTTTTAAAGAAACAAAAGTTTATTTTAATCAATATGAAAGAGATTATTTGGCTTTGCAGTTTACATCAAAATTAGCATCGAATTCCCTAAGTAAATTTGGTCCTAATTTTATTATCAGTTCACAAATTGATCAGCTTACATTTGAGATGTTAGACAGGGTTTATAAGCTTTTAAATCTTGATTTTAGAAATAATTTAGAACTGCGTATGGCCCTAAGTCAGCATTTAGTGCCAATGGATATTCGACTGCGCTACAATATCATGTTAGAAAATCCATTATCAGAACAAATACAAAAGGAATACCCTTTTCCTTATACCATTGCCAGCACAGCAGTGACAGTTCTAAATGAGTTTTATCAAAAAGATATTTCTCAGGGGGAAATGGCTTATATTGCTCTTATTTTTGCATTAGCAACTGAAAAAAGAAATCGAGACATTGCGAAGAAAAACATCCTATTGGTATGTATTTCAGGAACAAGTAGTTCCCAACTATTTAAATATAAGTATCTTCAAGCTTTTGGAGATTATATTAATAAGGTTTATGAATCATCCGTTTCAGATTTAGATTTCTTTGATTTCAAAGGTAATCACATTGATTATATTTTTACAACAGTTCCCTTAAGTAAAAAATACCCTATACCGATTTATGAAATTAATCTCTTTATTGATACAAATGATATTTTGACTTATAAACAGTTCTTTGAAGAAGGGGAGAAGAACTACCTTTTAGATTATTATTCCACTAATCTCTTTCTTCCACATTTAAAAGCAAGTACAAAAGAGGATGCCTTAAAACAAATGTGTCAACATATTTCCCGTTATGGAATAACACCTGATAGATTTTATGAGGCAGTTCTTCAAAGGGAAAGCTTAGGTCAAACCGCCTTTGGCGATATCGCCCTACCCCATCCTTATAAAGTTCTAACGGAAAAATCATTCGTTTGTGTTGCCATTTTAGAAGAGCCGATTTTTTGGGAAACAAAAGAGATTCAAGTCATTTTTTTAATGTCCATTGGAAAAGAGAAAGCTGATTCTTTAGAAGAATTTTACAAGACTACTAGTAATATTATGTTCAACGAGGAGGCTGTCAAAGCGTTAATTGAGACCCCTACCTTTGAAAATCTATTACAACAATTAAAATAG
- a CDS encoding PTS sugar transporter subunit IIB, whose amino-acid sequence MSQEKILLVCSAGMSTSLLVTKMKDYINASGLDYEVNAVASSEALDYAVENKVNVILLGPQVRFMEGQFKKALAEYNIPIDLISPVNYGSMNGANVVKQAQELMSK is encoded by the coding sequence ATGAGTCAAGAAAAAATTTTATTAGTATGTTCAGCTGGAATGAGCACGAGTTTACTAGTGACCAAGATGAAAGATTATATCAATGCATCGGGTCTCGATTATGAGGTTAATGCTGTCGCATCTTCCGAAGCTTTAGATTATGCTGTGGAAAATAAAGTTAACGTTATTCTCCTCGGTCCACAGGTACGCTTTATGGAAGGTCAATTTAAAAAAGCACTTGCGGAATACAATATTCCAATTGATTTAATTTCACCTGTAAATTATGGAAGTATGAACGGTGCTAATGTTGTGAAACAGGCTCAAGAGTTGATGTCTAAATAA
- a CDS encoding PTS lactose/cellobiose transporter subunit IIA: MEQKDLETSMNLIIHAGNAKSSAMEAISLIKEGKAEECALKMKEADQEIAEAHKAQTQLLTKEANGEVTPFSLLLVHSQDHLMTAITFLDLAREVIDIYKHL, translated from the coding sequence ATGGAACAAAAAGATTTAGAAACCTCAATGAATTTAATCATCCATGCTGGGAATGCAAAATCCTCCGCCATGGAAGCTATTAGCTTAATTAAAGAAGGTAAGGCAGAAGAATGTGCTTTGAAAATGAAGGAAGCCGATCAGGAAATTGCGGAAGCTCATAAGGCTCAGACACAATTACTGACAAAAGAGGCTAATGGCGAGGTAACGCCATTCTCCTTATTACTGGTTCATAGTCAAGACCACTTAATGACTGCTATTACCTTTCTTGATTTAGCAAGGGAAGTTATTGACATTTACAAACACTTATAA
- a CDS encoding PTS sugar transporter subunit IIC has protein sequence MGNKFLDKMTTVLGGFANWVNSLRYIIVIKNAFAALIPVIITGAFGTLFSAMVFNAETGLARFEALRFLADLQPISSAISYVTLSFLTIYVVFLMGIELSKLNNQNTVFAGIVAVMSYLSVNPTVFEFITETQKSVMVSNALAKQYTDTKGLFLGMIVAVLSIELYCWLARQDKLQIKMPDTVPPSVAKSFSALFPTVITVATIATGGFIVKSITGLYAYDIIYNIVQKPLEGVVQGLPGILLLVFVAQVFWVIGIHGNQMVKPIREPLLLAAIAVNTEAFQAGKELPNIITMPFWDMYMSMGGSGVTIGLLVSIFLVGKRDDMKEITKLSIGPSIFNINEPVIFGMPIMLNPILAIPFIITPLVTGTIGYFATAMGFAAKAVVMVPWPTPPLINGYLATAGNWGAVATQAVCILVSILIYLPFVKIANREQLAQQ, from the coding sequence ATGGGAAATAAATTTTTAGACAAAATGACCACTGTTCTTGGCGGCTTTGCCAACTGGGTCAATTCTTTAAGATATATCATTGTTATTAAAAATGCCTTTGCTGCTTTGATTCCAGTAATCATTACCGGGGCTTTCGGGACATTGTTCTCTGCAATGGTATTTAATGCTGAAACAGGTTTAGCAAGATTTGAAGCTTTGCGATTCTTGGCAGACTTGCAACCAATCTCATCAGCAATCAGTTATGTAACTTTGAGCTTTTTAACCATCTATGTTGTTTTCTTAATGGGTATTGAGCTTTCAAAACTAAACAACCAAAATACTGTTTTTGCAGGTATCGTAGCTGTAATGAGTTACTTATCTGTTAACCCAACCGTTTTTGAATTTATCACAGAAACACAAAAATCTGTCATGGTTTCAAATGCCTTGGCAAAACAATATACTGATACAAAAGGTCTTTTCTTGGGAATGATTGTTGCTGTTCTTTCCATTGAATTATACTGCTGGTTAGCTCGTCAAGATAAACTCCAAATCAAAATGCCTGATACAGTACCGCCGAGTGTTGCCAAAAGTTTTTCAGCATTATTCCCAACTGTCATAACTGTTGCAACCATTGCTACTGGTGGATTTATTGTCAAATCAATCACTGGTTTATACGCTTATGACATCATCTATAATATCGTTCAAAAACCTCTAGAAGGTGTCGTTCAAGGTCTACCTGGAATTTTATTACTTGTCTTTGTCGCTCAAGTTTTCTGGGTTATTGGTATTCATGGAAATCAAATGGTAAAACCAATCCGCGAACCATTGTTATTAGCTGCAATTGCTGTCAACACAGAAGCCTTCCAAGCAGGTAAAGAACTTCCAAACATCATTACTATGCCTTTCTGGGATATGTACATGAGTATGGGGGGATCAGGTGTCACAATTGGTTTATTAGTATCAATCTTCTTAGTTGGTAAACGTGATGACATGAAAGAAATTACCAAACTTTCAATTGGTCCAAGTATTTTCAATATTAATGAGCCAGTTATCTTTGGTATGCCTATCATGCTTAATCCAATCCTAGCAATTCCATTTATCATCACACCATTAGTTACTGGTACCATTGGTTATTTCGCAACAGCAATGGGATTTGCAGCTAAAGCTGTTGTTATGGTTCCTTGGCCAACACCACCATTAATCAATGGTTACCTTGCAACCGCAGGAAACTGGGGAGCTGTAGCAACTCAAGCAGTATGTATTCTCGTTTCAATTCTTATTTATCTACCATTTGTAAAAATTGCAAATAGAGAACAATTAGCACAACAATAG
- a CDS encoding glycoside hydrolase family 1 protein, whose protein sequence is MKIRIPENFILGAAASAWQTEGWVGKKPGQDSFLDKWYQEEPFVWHAGQGPNIATNFMEKYQDDIALMSEIGITHYRTSINWSRFFLDYEELVVDEDYAMHIDKVIDGLLAYNVQPIICMEHYELPYALMEKYDGWSSKTVVELFVNYADILFERYGDRVHQWVTFNEPIVTQTRCYLDAIRWPHERNSKKWMLWNYHKTLATAKVVKLFHEKGFAGRVGCIINPEMVYPRSSSTEDLEAARLYDLFYNRVFLDPMIKGSYSDEFLQLCKENDIYFNPSQEELALISENTLDFVGLNQYYPKRVKSQRFEWRKGEPFHPEKYVEDFQLPGRQMNQSRGWEMYPKIMYDLSLYMMEYYPEIPWFIAENGMGQENESRYIDDSGIINDDYRIDFIAKHLYYLLKGIEEGSKCEGYMLWAFTDCVSPMNAFKNRYGLVSIDLEHNRERRMKKSAFWFKSLIENHSFDIK, encoded by the coding sequence ATGAAAATAAGGATTCCAGAAAATTTTATTCTTGGGGCTGCCGCATCAGCTTGGCAAACAGAAGGCTGGGTCGGTAAAAAGCCTGGCCAGGATTCATTTCTAGACAAATGGTATCAGGAAGAACCCTTTGTTTGGCATGCTGGTCAGGGTCCCAACATTGCGACAAATTTTATGGAGAAATATCAAGATGATATTGCATTAATGTCTGAAATTGGGATTACACACTACCGTACGTCCATTAATTGGTCTCGATTCTTTCTAGACTATGAAGAACTCGTTGTGGATGAAGATTATGCAATGCATATTGATAAGGTCATTGATGGATTATTAGCTTATAATGTTCAACCTATTATTTGTATGGAACATTATGAGTTGCCATATGCCCTCATGGAAAAATATGATGGTTGGTCAAGTAAAACAGTTGTTGAATTATTTGTAAACTATGCAGACATATTATTTGAGCGATATGGTGACAGAGTCCATCAGTGGGTGACCTTTAACGAGCCAATTGTGACGCAAACAAGGTGTTATTTGGATGCCATTCGTTGGCCACATGAACGTAACTCGAAAAAATGGATGTTATGGAATTATCATAAAACATTAGCAACTGCAAAAGTTGTTAAGCTTTTCCATGAGAAAGGTTTTGCTGGCCGTGTTGGATGTATTATCAATCCAGAAATGGTTTATCCCAGATCATCCTCAACGGAAGATTTAGAAGCTGCTCGCCTCTATGACTTGTTTTACAACAGGGTCTTCTTGGATCCAATGATTAAAGGATCCTACTCAGATGAATTCTTGCAGCTTTGCAAAGAAAATGATATTTATTTTAACCCAAGTCAAGAAGAACTAGCACTGATTTCAGAAAATACCCTTGATTTTGTAGGTTTAAATCAATATTATCCCAAAAGGGTCAAGTCGCAACGCTTTGAATGGCGAAAAGGTGAACCATTTCATCCGGAGAAATATGTCGAAGACTTTCAACTCCCAGGTCGACAAATGAATCAGTCCAGAGGTTGGGAAATGTATCCTAAAATCATGTATGATCTTTCCTTATATATGATGGAATATTATCCTGAAATTCCGTGGTTTATTGCTGAAAACGGGATGGGACAGGAAAATGAATCTCGATATATAGATGACTCGGGGATCATTAACGATGACTACCGCATTGATTTTATTGCAAAGCATCTTTATTATCTCTTAAAGGGAATTGAAGAAGGATCAAAATGTGAAGGTTATATGTTGTGGGCATTCACTGATTGTGTTTCTCCAATGAATGCCTTTAAGAACCGCTATGGTTTGGTATCTATTGATTTAGAACATAACAGAGAAAGACGCATGAAAAAATCAGCATTTTGGTTCAAATCCTTAATTGAAAATCACTCATTTGATATCAAATGA
- the gnd gene encoding phosphogluconate dehydrogenase (NAD(+)-dependent, decarboxylating) — MMFGIIGLGKMGLNLSFNGVDHGQEMVVYDINQEAVATAAQYSEKITPATSVDELISKLPSPRIVWVMLPSGDITNTMIDYLINHLSHKDIIIDGGNSNYKDNLKQAEVAKAAGINYFDVGTSGGMSGARNGANFMIGGDEEAWPLVEPIIAALAQEDGYLFTGKVGSGHYLKMIHNGIEYGMMQAIAEGFEILDASPYDYDFEKVAKLWNHGSVIRSWLMELAEQEFAKDPHLDKIQGRVQASGEGKWTVEESLDLEVPAPVIALSLMMRNRSLQDDTVTGKVLAALRNGFGGHDVTRK, encoded by the coding sequence ATGATGTTTGGAATTATCGGATTAGGAAAAATGGGATTAAATTTATCCTTTAATGGCGTTGATCATGGACAAGAAATGGTTGTCTATGATATCAACCAAGAAGCTGTCGCTACAGCTGCGCAATACTCTGAAAAAATTACGCCAGCAACAAGTGTTGACGAGCTTATCAGTAAATTGCCAAGTCCACGAATTGTTTGGGTGATGTTGCCTTCAGGTGATATCACAAATACCATGATTGATTATTTAATCAACCATCTGTCCCATAAAGACATCATTATTGATGGCGGTAATTCAAATTACAAGGACAATTTAAAACAGGCTGAAGTTGCTAAAGCAGCTGGCATTAACTATTTTGACGTCGGCACATCAGGTGGCATGTCAGGTGCTCGAAATGGTGCCAACTTTATGATTGGTGGAGATGAAGAAGCTTGGCCACTTGTTGAACCGATTATTGCAGCACTTGCTCAAGAAGATGGCTACCTCTTTACAGGTAAAGTTGGTAGTGGTCACTATTTGAAAATGATTCATAATGGGATTGAGTATGGTATGATGCAAGCCATCGCCGAAGGTTTTGAAATTTTAGATGCAAGTCCATATGATTACGATTTTGAAAAAGTGGCTAAACTTTGGAACCATGGATCTGTTATTAGAAGTTGGTTAATGGAGTTAGCTGAGCAAGAATTTGCGAAAGACCCTCATTTGGATAAGATTCAAGGACGCGTTCAAGCATCTGGTGAAGGTAAATGGACAGTTGAAGAGAGTTTAGATTTAGAAGTACCAGCTCCAGTTATTGCCCTTTCATTAATGATGCGTAATCGTTCCTTACAAGATGATACCGTGACAGGGAAAGTTCTTGCAGCTTTAAGAAATGGCTTTGGTGGTCATGATGTCACACGCAAATAG
- the ascB gene encoding 6-phospho-beta-glucosidase: MKENDTFPKDFLFGGAIAANQAEGAWKEGGRGESNIDYIPHGNDRMTVKLGYQPNPILDDQHYYPSHTGIDFYHKYDQDFDLLEELGLDIFRTSISWSRLYPNGDESQPNPEGIAFYKQLFESCRNHHMKLLVTLAHFDIPMGLVRGYGSWRNKKVIDFYVRFAETCFKEFGDYVDYWITFNEINIVIHSPFSGAGLAIQENENRDQVLFQAAHHMLLASSLAVKSFKTLCSNGQIGCMIAGGSFYPYSCAPDDVWQAMMDDRLNTFFVDVQVNGRYPFYFKNILKEKNISLEVTPEEAEILKSTVDFVAFSYYSSRTSIGDTSKVEMNSGNVVKSVKNPYLKQSDWGWAIDPKGLRITINNLYEKYKKPLFIVENGFGAQDVLEEDNAIHDPYRISYMNEHLKEVANALDDNIPLIGYISWGILDLVSASTGEMKKRYGVIYVDKDDAGNGSFARYKKDSYYWYQKVIANRKLT, encoded by the coding sequence ATGAAAGAAAATGATACATTTCCTAAAGATTTTCTCTTCGGTGGTGCCATAGCTGCCAATCAAGCAGAAGGAGCATGGAAAGAAGGTGGCCGAGGAGAAAGTAACATTGACTATATTCCTCATGGTAATGACCGCATGACAGTTAAATTAGGTTATCAACCAAATCCAATCCTCGATGATCAGCATTACTATCCTAGTCACACCGGTATTGACTTCTACCATAAATATGATCAAGACTTTGATCTACTTGAAGAACTTGGTTTGGATATTTTCCGAACATCGATTTCTTGGAGTAGGCTTTATCCAAATGGGGATGAGAGTCAACCTAATCCAGAAGGCATAGCCTTTTATAAACAGCTATTTGAATCCTGTCGTAATCACCATATGAAATTATTAGTGACTCTTGCTCATTTTGACATTCCAATGGGGTTGGTTCGAGGCTATGGTTCATGGAGAAATAAGAAAGTTATTGACTTTTATGTCAGATTTGCAGAAACATGCTTTAAAGAATTTGGTGACTATGTGGATTATTGGATTACCTTTAATGAAATCAATATCGTCATCCACAGTCCATTTTCTGGAGCAGGTTTGGCTATTCAAGAAAATGAAAACAGAGATCAAGTTCTCTTTCAAGCTGCCCACCACATGCTTTTAGCCAGTTCATTAGCGGTGAAATCCTTCAAGACACTTTGTTCTAATGGTCAAATCGGTTGTATGATTGCCGGAGGCAGTTTCTACCCTTACTCTTGTGCCCCAGATGATGTATGGCAAGCCATGATGGATGACAGATTAAACACTTTCTTTGTTGATGTTCAGGTAAATGGTCGATACCCATTCTACTTTAAAAATATTCTGAAAGAAAAAAATATCAGTTTGGAAGTGACTCCTGAAGAAGCCGAGATATTGAAATCGACTGTTGATTTTGTGGCTTTCAGTTATTATTCTTCAAGAACATCGATAGGTGATACCAGTAAGGTTGAAATGAATAGTGGGAATGTGGTTAAATCAGTCAAAAATCCTTACCTCAAACAGAGTGATTGGGGATGGGCTATTGATCCTAAAGGTCTCCGAATTACCATTAACAACCTCTATGAAAAATATAAAAAACCATTATTTATTGTTGAAAATGGTTTTGGAGCACAAGATGTTTTAGAGGAAGATAATGCCATTCATGATCCTTATCGCATTTCATATATGAATGAGCATTTAAAAGAAGTTGCAAATGCACTTGATGACAATATTCCTTTAATTGGATATATCTCTTGGGGCATTTTAGACTTGGTTTCAGCTTCAACTGGTGAAATGAAAAAACGATACGGTGTCATTTATGTTGATAAGGATGATGCTGGAAACGGAAGCTTTGCACGATATAAAAAAGATTCTTACTATTGGTATCAAAAGGTCATTGCAAACCGAAAATTAACCTAG